The nucleotide sequence GGGAAAAGGTGAAATCCAGGGCATCCAGCACCGGCTCGGCGGCGGGATAGGCGAAGGTGATTTTTTCCAGTGCGAGCAACGGCTCAGGCATGTCCGCTCCTTGAAATCCAGTCGCCGTAGGCCGCCAAAGCCGCCGCCAGCGCCATGAGACAGAGGAAAACCCTATCCGGCCAGCCGGCGCGGAATCGGTCGAGGCTTGGAAACCTGCCGTGGAAACCGCGCAGCAGCATGGCCTGGTAGACCCGCTGGGAGCGGTCGTAGGCGCGCACCAGCACCATGGCTAAAAGGGCGGCGTACGTGCGGTAGGTGCGGCCATTGGACGCCGGGGCAAAGCCGCGCAGCCGGGCGGCGACGACCAGCCGGCCGTACTCCTCGGCAATGACGTGTAGGTAGCGGTAAGTGAAGACGAAGAGGAAGGAGAACTTGGCCGGCACGCCCAGGGCCGTCATGGCTCGTCCCAGGGCTGGGGCCGGGATGGTGGCCAAAAGCGAAAGCACGCAGAAAAAAACGGAGTTGGCTTTGACCGTGGCCAGCAAGGCCAGATCAAGGCCCTCCCGGGTGACGGTCAGACCGTGAAATGTCCAGACCGGCTCGCCCGGCGTGGCGGCCGGCACGAAGAGCCACAGGAAGGCGACAAAGACGTTGACCGCCGCCGTACGGCGCAGCACGACGCCAAGAGGCGGCCGGGAAAGCAGCGTCAAAAGGAGCCCGAGGCCAAGGATGCCCAGCGGCGCGGCCAGCCCCTGGGCCAGGGCGGCCGGCAGGGACAAAAGCAGGCAGGCGGCCAGCCGGCAGCGGGCGTCCAGGGCGTGGATGGGGGATACGCCCCGGGCCAGTGGTTCGTCGATCATGGGCGGGGCTTTTTGCCCTTGGCCGCGAAATAGGCCGCGATACCGGCCAGTCCCACCAGCCAGCCCAGGCCGCCGATGATTTCGGTCAACCCCGGGCCTTTTTCCTTTTCGCCAGCGAGCAGGGATCGTAGTGGCGCGATTTTCTTCTCCACAGCCGCTTCCACGATGCGCTCCAGGGCGGCGGCGTCCAGGGCCGGAACAGCGGCCCCCTGCCCTCCTGTCTGAGTCTGGGCCGACACGACGGCGACCGGGCCGGCGGCTGCTACCGGTCCGGCCGGCGGACTCGAGGGAGCGGACGGGGCAGGCGTCGCAACGGGCGCGGCCGAGGTCATCGGAACGTCGGCCAGGGCGGCGGACAGGTATTCGGCCGCCTTGACCTCGGTGGCGTTCTGATGCCCTTCCCCGGCCTTGAGGACAATGCGCAGGTCGGCCTTGGCCGCGCGCACGGCCGGAGGCACGGGGAAACGGAACCCTCCCTTCTCGTCGGTCTTGCCGGACAGCAGCGCCGCGCCGGAAGCGGCGTCAAAGACTTCAATTTCGCCGAAACGCACTCGTTCCGAGCGGCTGTAGCTGCATTCCACGACAACGTCATTGCCTTCAACGTAGGCAAAGACGTTGACCCGGTGGGCCAAGGCCGGCGCGGCCAGGACAGTCAACAGGGCCAGCGAGGCGGCAATGGGTTTTATTCGGTGCAGGATCATATTTTATGTTAGATCCCAAAGTGTTAGCGGGTTAGAGCCTGGGCCAGCAATTCCGGCCGGACCTTGGCCAGAAAGCCCACGGCCATGGCCGTGACGGCCCCTTCCACCAGCATGATGGGCACATGGGCCACCACAATGGCCTTGGCCGTGGCCGCAAAGCCTTCACCAGACAGGGCCAGGGCGCAGGCCGTGAGCAGCGCGGCCAAGAGCACGGCGAAAAATCCGCAACAAAACGCGCCTACGGCCCGAGCCTTGCCGGTGCGGCGCAAAAGCGGCCCGAAGGCGAAGGCGCAAGCCACGGCCGGCCCGGCCATATCGAAGACATTGGCCCCAAGGACGATAAGCCCGCCGTACTGAAAGAGCACGGCTTGCAGCAGCAAGGCCACGGCGATGGCCGGGAAGGCGGCCGGCCCGAGGATGGCCCCAAGCAGCCCGTTTAAGATCAAATGGGCGCTCACCGGCCCGATGGGCACATGGATGAGCGACCCCACGAAAAACGCGGCCGACAGGATGGCCACGGTCATGAGCCGGTCGTAATCCAGGCGCTTCAGGCCAAGCCCAACGCCGACGGCGGACAAGGCCCAGCCGCCGGCCAGCACCGGCCCGGAAAGCACCCCTTCGGAAATATGCATGGCATCCTTGTCCGGTTAGGCTTGCCCGGGGGCGAAACAGCTTCGTCCCCGGGCAAGCGCGCCGTTT is from Solidesulfovibrio magneticus RS-1 and encodes:
- the cbiQ gene encoding cobalt ECF transporter T component CbiQ gives rise to the protein MIDEPLARGVSPIHALDARCRLAACLLLSLPAALAQGLAAPLGILGLGLLLTLLSRPPLGVVLRRTAAVNVFVAFLWLFVPAATPGEPVWTFHGLTVTREGLDLALLATVKANSVFFCVLSLLATIPAPALGRAMTALGVPAKFSFLFVFTYRYLHVIAEEYGRLVVAARLRGFAPASNGRTYRTYAALLAMVLVRAYDRSQRVYQAMLLRGFHGRFPSLDRFRAGWPDRVFLCLMALAAALAAYGDWISRSGHA
- the cbiM gene encoding cobalt transporter CbiM; the encoded protein is MHISEGVLSGPVLAGGWALSAVGVGLGLKRLDYDRLMTVAILSAAFFVGSLIHVPIGPVSAHLILNGLLGAILGPAAFPAIAVALLLQAVLFQYGGLIVLGANVFDMAGPAVACAFAFGPLLRRTGKARAVGAFCCGFFAVLLAALLTACALALSGEGFAATAKAIVVAHVPIMLVEGAVTAMAVGFLAKVRPELLAQALTR